The following proteins are co-located in the Flectobacillus major DSM 103 genome:
- a CDS encoding UvrD-helicase domain-containing protein translates to MSDIFNISDRSTQFKIYSSSAGSGKTYTLAKEYIKLALRSKTPWYFNHILAVTFTNKAAGEMKERILKYLRQFSSNDPKEIKDSADIFNQILTELQADGVEIDETILRQRASATFKHIIHEYANFSVSTIDSFVQRIVSAFTEELGFPFNFEVNLESDVLLDAAVEQLLQKTNTETYEQITEAIKSFALEKADEGRSWNGLGTEIADFGRNLLFDQFQNDIDKIATLTPDDFLKIEQQLKDFNKSVEEQLKEVAKIALEVVNDNGLSIDDFPFKKSGNFSFFTQVYAGNVFKEAGKRTLDSIEQNTWHAKSAAKPIAASIMAIAETLTDCGNLLLSFQAKLGPRYFLYKEILKQLKKLALLAQLKKEIADIQQETGQIHISEFNRKILEIVLNEPIPFIYERLGERYNHILIDEFQDTSTLQWHNFLPLIENALASGHFNLAVGDAKQSIYRFRGGKMGLIVNLHKKEIQELKKPFPTDNFLIERYDSITPYLVPANLNTNYRSSKEVIEFNNSFFDFIKNHPDYQSIAPSLGKVYDEYFAQELPSNIQQIKTGGHVQIDFVVGKEQDRIMLESIYKTLEEVLSIGYRLSDIAILCRRNKDSRTVANELKEQNYNVISSDSLSLGSSDAINLVMAFMKVVQNPDNALAKYEGIYLYYRVVLNKIPNTQENKGIKEIIDSKNISAFFELVSYNLIPTALQQMTLYEIAEKLLQTFHLFQHDKELDFIFRFLDVVLEFQNMRSTHLTDFIVFWENKKNSLSISSPAGQNAITVTSVHKSKGLEFPVVIIPYCHWTTDTGMYSTRWFDLTEEILPELLLEQADESEKYLATAPLQMVRDLEKTQLLQQYKDEKEDTFLESLNMLYVALTRPKDRLYLIVKSDISKFDKTVGNMLYQYAQCPDIDPTEGLVYVVTEGHNKIISQEKEHISNAITIQGIQSSERSQTIQLKHSAEKLFDLESFEKSKDYGNKVHAAFAKIKTVRDIDTALADIQREGLIIESEQQQLKATIQQIINLPEIKPYFEVEERFVRNEREILRPNQAPLRPDRVVKIGPKIVILDYKTGSKSSSHIKQVEEYRKIYLDMKHKEVEGILVYLETQEIVKV, encoded by the coding sequence ATGTCCGATATTTTTAACATTTCCGACCGAAGTACTCAGTTCAAAATATATTCCTCTTCGGCTGGTTCGGGCAAAACCTACACCCTTGCCAAAGAATATATCAAATTGGCTTTGCGGTCCAAAACTCCTTGGTACTTCAACCACATTTTGGCCGTAACATTTACCAATAAAGCCGCAGGCGAAATGAAAGAGCGTATTCTCAAATACCTCCGCCAGTTTTCAAGCAACGACCCCAAAGAAATAAAGGATTCTGCCGATATTTTCAACCAAATTCTGACTGAATTACAAGCCGATGGTGTCGAAATCGACGAAACTATTCTGAGGCAAAGGGCTTCGGCTACATTCAAGCATATTATTCATGAATATGCCAATTTCTCGGTATCGACTATCGACTCTTTTGTACAACGTATAGTTAGTGCTTTTACCGAAGAATTGGGGTTTCCCTTCAATTTTGAGGTAAACCTAGAGTCGGATGTGTTGTTGGATGCAGCCGTTGAGCAACTTCTCCAAAAAACTAATACCGAAACTTACGAGCAAATTACGGAGGCTATCAAAAGTTTTGCGTTGGAAAAGGCCGACGAGGGACGTTCATGGAATGGTCTGGGTACTGAAATCGCTGATTTTGGGAGAAACCTGCTATTTGACCAATTCCAAAATGATATTGACAAAATTGCAACACTTACACCCGACGACTTTCTGAAAATAGAACAACAATTAAAAGATTTCAATAAATCGGTTGAAGAACAACTCAAAGAAGTGGCTAAAATTGCCCTTGAGGTTGTCAACGATAACGGCCTAAGTATTGATGATTTTCCCTTCAAAAAAAGTGGTAACTTTAGTTTTTTCACCCAAGTATATGCAGGCAATGTATTCAAAGAAGCAGGAAAACGCACCCTCGATTCCATAGAACAAAATACCTGGCATGCCAAAAGTGCGGCCAAGCCTATTGCTGCCAGTATTATGGCAATTGCCGAAACATTAACCGACTGCGGTAATTTGTTGTTATCGTTTCAAGCAAAGCTTGGGCCTAGGTATTTTCTGTACAAAGAAATTTTGAAACAGCTCAAAAAGCTGGCTCTGTTGGCTCAGCTAAAAAAAGAAATTGCTGATATTCAGCAAGAAACAGGGCAAATTCATATTTCGGAATTTAACCGCAAAATTTTGGAAATAGTCTTAAACGAACCTATTCCTTTTATTTACGAACGTCTTGGAGAACGGTACAATCATATCCTGATTGATGAATTTCAGGATACATCTACGCTTCAGTGGCACAACTTTTTGCCCCTAATTGAAAATGCCTTAGCGAGTGGTCACTTCAACTTGGCCGTAGGCGATGCCAAACAGTCTATTTACCGTTTTAGGGGTGGCAAAATGGGATTAATTGTCAATCTGCATAAAAAAGAAATACAGGAACTCAAAAAGCCTTTTCCTACTGATAATTTCTTGATAGAACGCTACGATAGTATTACGCCTTATTTAGTGCCTGCCAACCTCAATACCAATTACCGAAGCTCGAAAGAGGTTATTGAGTTTAATAATAGCTTTTTTGATTTCATCAAAAATCATCCTGATTATCAGTCCATTGCTCCATCTTTAGGCAAAGTTTATGATGAATATTTTGCTCAAGAACTACCCAGCAATATCCAACAAATCAAAACTGGCGGACACGTTCAGATTGACTTTGTAGTGGGCAAAGAACAAGACCGTATTATGCTCGAAAGTATTTACAAAACGCTCGAAGAAGTTCTTAGTATTGGTTATCGCCTTAGCGATATAGCGATTTTGTGTCGCCGAAATAAGGATTCTCGAACTGTAGCCAACGAACTCAAAGAACAAAACTACAACGTCATTTCGTCCGATTCGTTAAGCTTGGGGTCGTCGGATGCCATCAATTTGGTAATGGCTTTTATGAAAGTGGTACAAAACCCCGACAATGCTCTGGCCAAATACGAGGGAATTTATTTGTATTATCGGGTAGTACTCAACAAAATCCCCAATACTCAAGAAAATAAGGGTATCAAAGAAATTATTGATAGTAAAAATATCTCAGCATTTTTTGAGCTTGTAAGCTACAATCTAATCCCGACGGCATTACAACAAATGACACTGTATGAAATTGCTGAAAAACTTCTACAAACTTTTCACTTGTTTCAACACGACAAAGAATTAGATTTTATTTTCCGATTCCTCGATGTAGTACTTGAGTTTCAGAATATGAGGAGTACGCACCTCACCGATTTTATTGTTTTTTGGGAAAACAAAAAGAATTCGCTGTCTATTTCGTCGCCAGCAGGCCAAAATGCTATTACCGTAACAAGTGTCCATAAATCAAAAGGATTGGAGTTTCCGGTGGTTATTATCCCTTATTGCCATTGGACTACCGACACGGGTATGTATTCGACCCGCTGGTTTGACCTAACCGAGGAGATTTTACCTGAATTGCTCCTAGAACAAGCTGACGAGTCGGAGAAATACTTAGCTACAGCTCCTTTACAAATGGTACGAGATTTGGAGAAAACACAGCTTCTACAACAATACAAAGACGAAAAGGAAGATACTTTTCTCGAAAGCTTGAATATGTTGTATGTGGCACTCACTCGCCCAAAAGACCGCCTGTATTTGATCGTAAAAAGCGATATTTCTAAATTTGACAAAACCGTTGGCAATATGCTATATCAATACGCCCAATGCCCTGACATCGACCCTACCGAAGGCTTGGTATATGTTGTTACGGAAGGACACAATAAGATTATTTCTCAGGAAAAAGAACATATCAGCAATGCCATCACAATTCAAGGTATTCAGTCGAGCGAGCGAAGCCAAACAATTCAGCTCAAGCATTCGGCCGAAAAGCTTTTCGACTTAGAAAGTTTTGAAAAAAGTAAAGACTACGGTAATAAAGTCCATGCTGCCTTTGCCAAAATAAAAACGGTTCGGGATATAGATACGGCCTTGGCCGATATTCAACGAGAAGGGTTGATTATAGAGTCGGAACAACAACAACTCAAGGCTACCATTCAGCAAATTATCAATTTGCCCGAAATCAAGCCCTATTTTGAAGTAGAAGAACGTTTTGTCAGAAATGAGCGAGAAATCCTACGACCTAATCAAGCCCCACTTCGCCCAGACAGGGTAGTGAAAATAGGCCCTAAAATTGTAATTTTAGATTATAAAACAGGGTCAAAAAGCTCGTCGCATATCAAACAAGTAGAGGAATACCGCAAAATATACCTCGACATGAAACACAAAGAAGTAGAAGGTATTTTGGTGTATCTTGAAACACAGGAAATTGTAAAAGTATAA